From one Rhodoferax sp. PAMC 29310 genomic stretch:
- the atpE gene encoding F0F1 ATP synthase subunit C, producing MENILGLVALACGLIVGLGALGASIGIALMGGKFLEASARQPELMNELQTKMFILAGLIDAAFLIGVAIALLFAFAQPFSI from the coding sequence ATGGAAAACATTCTCGGCCTCGTGGCACTGGCTTGCGGTTTGATCGTTGGTTTGGGCGCATTGGGCGCATCTATCGGCATTGCGCTGATGGGTGGCAAGTTTCTTGAAGCTTCGGCACGTCAACCAGAGTTGATGAACGAACTGCAAACAAAAATGTTCATTTTGGCTGGTCTGATCGACGCGGCTTTCTTGATCGGTGTAGCTATCGCTCTGCTGTTTGCATTCGCCCAGCCTTTTTCCATCTAA
- the atpB gene encoding F0F1 ATP synthase subunit A has translation MAAAENAGTHGPKAGEYIQHHLQHLQMDFSFQGVKQTSLVDFSLFNLDSLFYSVILGVLGCFFMWRAARKMTSGVPGRFQAAVEILSEMVETQAKGVIHNAASRKLVSPLALTVFVWIFLMNAMDMLPVDALPALWHSAGPAMGFKDYMRVVPTADLSTTLGLSTSVLLICLFYSVKIKGLGGWSHELVAAPFGDKVYLYPVNFLMQLIEFAAKTVSHGMRLFGNMFAGELIFMLIALMGGTWAWQFNPLAGGFWLGIGHVVAGTVWSLFHILVITLQAFIFMMLTLIYVGQAHDSH, from the coding sequence ATGGCTGCTGCTGAAAATGCTGGAACACATGGCCCTAAGGCAGGTGAATACATCCAGCACCATTTGCAACATTTGCAGATGGACTTCTCGTTTCAAGGTGTCAAACAAACCAGTTTGGTTGACTTCAGTCTCTTTAATCTCGATTCGCTGTTTTATTCGGTGATTCTGGGTGTTCTGGGTTGTTTTTTCATGTGGCGCGCAGCTCGAAAAATGACATCTGGTGTGCCGGGGCGTTTCCAAGCGGCCGTTGAAATTTTGTCAGAGATGGTTGAGACCCAAGCCAAAGGCGTGATTCACAACGCGGCCAGCCGCAAGCTGGTGTCTCCGTTGGCGTTGACAGTGTTTGTCTGGATTTTCCTGATGAACGCCATGGATATGTTGCCCGTGGATGCGTTGCCCGCCCTGTGGCATAGCGCGGGGCCAGCAATGGGTTTCAAAGACTACATGCGTGTTGTTCCAACCGCTGACCTCTCGACTACCTTGGGTTTGTCGACCAGTGTTTTGCTGATTTGCTTGTTTTATAGTGTCAAAATCAAAGGCTTGGGCGGCTGGTCGCACGAGTTGGTTGCTGCACCATTTGGTGACAAGGTTTATTTGTACCCCGTGAATTTCTTGATGCAGCTGATTGAGTTTGCTGCTAAGACGGTTTCTCACGGTATGCGACTGTTCGGCAACATGTTTGCCGGCGAACTGATTTTCATGTTGATTGCCCTGATGGGTGGCACATGGGCCTGGCAATTCAACCCGCTGGCAGGTGGGTTTTGGCTAGGAATTGGGCATGTGGTCGCTGGAACTGTGTGGAGTCTTTTCCATATTTTGGTGATTACGCTGCAAGCCTTCATCTTCATGATGTTGACGCTGATTTATGTGGGTCAGGCCCACGATTCACACTGA
- a CDS encoding aspartate/glutamate racemase family protein, protein MMRVALIHALAHSVAPINEEMAREWPHCERMNLLDDSLSADLARNGGGLDADMHRRFEDLAAYAERTGAAAILFTCSAFGSCIEAVAARRPGMPVLKPNEAMVADAAGVGRRVGLIASFAPTLVSMPSEFPAGVAVISDMAEGAMEALNRGQTERHDEIVTASALRLIAQGCDVIALAQFSMARAQDAVRRAVRVPVLTTPGSAVASLRRRLGA, encoded by the coding sequence ATGATGCGCGTTGCCCTCATCCATGCGCTAGCTCATTCGGTAGCGCCTATTAACGAAGAAATGGCGCGCGAGTGGCCGCATTGCGAGCGAATGAATCTGCTGGATGACAGTCTTTCAGCCGATCTGGCCAGAAATGGGGGTGGGTTGGATGCAGATATGCACCGCCGCTTTGAGGATTTGGCCGCCTATGCTGAAAGGACGGGAGCAGCGGCCATTCTGTTCACCTGTTCGGCATTTGGTTCTTGTATTGAGGCTGTCGCCGCGCGTCGGCCCGGAATGCCTGTCCTCAAGCCCAATGAGGCCATGGTTGCAGACGCGGCTGGCGTCGGGCGTCGGGTGGGGTTGATCGCGTCCTTTGCCCCGACCTTGGTGTCCATGCCATCGGAGTTCCCGGCGGGCGTGGCGGTGATTTCCGATATGGCCGAGGGTGCCATGGAGGCGCTCAATAGGGGGCAGACCGAGCGTCATGATGAAATCGTCACCGCTTCAGCGCTGCGCTTGATAGCGCAAGGTTGCGACGTGATTGCATTGGCACAATTCAGCATGGCACGCGCACAAGACGCTGTTCGCAGGGCGGTGAGAGTGCCAGTACTGACCACTCCGGGGAGCGCAGTCGCGTCCTTACGGCGGCGTCTTGGCGCCTAA
- a CDS encoding ATP synthase subunit I: MAPDADLDSDGSDDLDFKRLTAEEVETLRRSSRPVSAWRIVGLQVVVGFAVALLAWVGTGSQVAGWSAAYGALAVVLPAVIFVRGLARQQRAPDAGSALGGFFVWEGVKIVLTVAMLFAAPRVVLDLNWLALLAGFVVTMKVYWVAMWLHSARNKLVTKIH; this comes from the coding sequence ATGGCGCCTGATGCTGATTTAGACTCAGATGGGTCTGATGATCTGGACTTCAAGCGTCTAACCGCAGAAGAGGTCGAGACATTGCGGCGTTCGTCGCGACCCGTGTCGGCTTGGCGGATTGTTGGTTTGCAGGTGGTGGTTGGCTTTGCGGTTGCTTTGCTGGCTTGGGTAGGCACTGGCTCGCAGGTGGCGGGTTGGTCAGCTGCTTACGGGGCGCTGGCTGTGGTGTTGCCTGCGGTAATTTTTGTTCGTGGCTTGGCTCGCCAGCAGCGAGCACCCGATGCGGGGTCCGCTTTAGGCGGATTTTTTGTGTGGGAAGGGGTCAAGATTGTCCTAACAGTTGCAATGTTGTTTGCGGCGCCAAGGGTGGTTTTGGATTTGAATTGGTTGGCGTTGCTGGCTGGTTTCGTGGTGACGATGAAGGTGTACTGGGTGGCCATGTGGCTGCACTCAGCGCGCAATAAATTGGTCACAAAGATTCATTGA
- a CDS encoding F0F1 ATP synthase subunit delta, whose translation MAELATIARPYAEALFQASVADLNGAAIWIDELKEIAGNPQLQQFSRSPNARAEQVFELISGVASNALPEMAKNFLRTVIANGRLSALPEIARQFRALKNAQGGSSDAKVYSAFAIDDAALKDLQISLEKRFERTLNVSVEMQPELIGGIRVVVGDEVLDFSVKARLEQMKAALTE comes from the coding sequence ATGGCTGAACTCGCCACTATCGCAAGACCTTACGCTGAAGCCTTATTTCAGGCTTCAGTGGCCGACTTGAATGGCGCGGCGATTTGGATTGACGAGCTGAAAGAGATTGCGGGAAATCCGCAGCTTCAACAGTTTTCTCGCAGTCCAAATGCCAGAGCAGAGCAAGTATTTGAGCTGATTTCAGGAGTGGCCAGTAACGCCCTGCCTGAGATGGCGAAGAATTTCCTGCGCACGGTGATAGCCAATGGTCGGCTGAGCGCATTGCCGGAAATTGCCCGCCAGTTTCGGGCATTGAAAAATGCACAAGGCGGTTCGTCGGATGCAAAGGTCTATAGCGCATTTGCTATCGACGATGCGGCGCTGAAGGATCTTCAGATCAGTCTCGAAAAGCGGTTTGAACGGACACTTAACGTGTCGGTTGAAATGCAGCCGGAATTGATTGGTGGCATTCGTGTGGTAGTGGGTGATGAGGTCCTTGACTTTTCTGTCAAAGCCCGTCTGGAACAAATGAAAGCGGCGTTGACTGAGTGA
- a CDS encoding F0F1 ATP synthase subunit B, which produces MNINATLFLQAIVFAILVWFTMKFVWPPITKALDERALKIADGLAAADKAKSELSSANKRVESELATSRTETAARLADAERRGQVIVEEAKVKATEEGQKIIAAAKVDAEQQSIKAREALREQVAVLAVKGAEQILRKEVNAGIHADLLGRLKTEL; this is translated from the coding sequence GTGAACATCAACGCAACCCTGTTCCTGCAGGCGATCGTTTTTGCGATTCTGGTTTGGTTCACGATGAAATTCGTGTGGCCTCCGATCACAAAAGCGCTGGACGAGCGGGCACTGAAAATCGCCGACGGATTGGCCGCTGCCGACAAGGCTAAATCAGAGTTATCTTCCGCTAACAAGCGTGTCGAGTCTGAATTGGCAACATCGCGCACCGAAACTGCAGCCCGTTTGGCAGACGCCGAGCGGCGCGGACAGGTTATTGTTGAAGAGGCGAAAGTCAAAGCAACAGAAGAGGGCCAAAAAATTATCGCCGCCGCCAAGGTGGACGCAGAGCAGCAAAGTATCAAAGCACGCGAGGCTCTTCGTGAGCAAGTGGCTGTGCTTGCTGTGAAGGGTGCCGAGCAGATTCTCCGTAAGGAAGTCAATGCTGGTATTCATGCGGACCTACTTGGCCGTTTGAAGACCGAGCTGTAA
- the atpA gene encoding F0F1 ATP synthase subunit alpha, which translates to MQLNPAEISELIKSRIEGLSESVNIRNQGTVVSVSDGICRIHGLSDVMQGEMLEFPAGSDGLPTYGLALNLERDSVGSVILGEYEHISEGDTVKCTGRILEVPVGPELKGRVVNALGHPIDGKGPINAKMTDVIEKVAPGVIARESVSQPMQTGLKSIDSMVPIGRGQRELIIGDRQTGKTAVAIDAIINQKGQNVTCVYVAIGQKASSVKNVVRSLEQAGAMEYTIVVAATASESAAMQFVSAYSGCTMGEYFRDRGEDALIVYDDLSKQAVAYRQVSLLLRRPPGREAYPGDVFYLHSRLLERAARVNAKYVEDFTKGEVKGKTGSLTALPIIETQAGDVSAFVPTNVISITDGQIFLDTSLFNAGIRPAINAGISVSRVGGAAQTKLIKNLSGGIRTDLAQYRELAAFAQFASDLDEATRKQLDRGARVTELLKQAQYSPQSISLMGATLFAVNKGFLDDIPVNKVLAFEHGLHSYLKDKSAALLAKLEASKALDKDSEAELNAAVAAFKKTFA; encoded by the coding sequence ATGCAACTCAATCCCGCAGAAATTTCTGAGCTGATCAAGAGCCGTATTGAAGGCCTGTCTGAAAGTGTCAACATTCGCAACCAAGGTACGGTCGTCTCCGTGAGCGATGGCATTTGCCGTATTCATGGTCTGTCCGACGTGATGCAGGGCGAGATGCTTGAATTCCCGGCAGGTAGCGACGGTCTTCCCACCTACGGTCTGGCACTTAACCTCGAGCGTGACTCGGTAGGTTCCGTGATTTTGGGCGAGTACGAGCATATTTCCGAAGGCGACACCGTCAAGTGCACGGGTCGAATTCTGGAAGTGCCGGTCGGTCCTGAGCTGAAAGGTCGCGTGGTCAATGCCTTGGGTCACCCCATCGACGGCAAGGGTCCCATCAATGCTAAGATGACCGACGTCATCGAAAAAGTGGCTCCTGGCGTGATCGCCCGTGAGTCAGTTAGCCAGCCAATGCAAACAGGCTTGAAGTCAATTGACTCCATGGTGCCTATTGGTCGGGGTCAACGTGAATTGATTATTGGTGACCGTCAGACCGGTAAAACAGCTGTCGCCATTGATGCCATCATCAATCAAAAAGGTCAGAACGTCACCTGCGTTTACGTCGCGATTGGCCAAAAGGCCTCTTCCGTCAAAAACGTCGTGCGTTCCCTGGAGCAGGCTGGCGCGATGGAATACACCATTGTGGTGGCCGCCACAGCGTCTGAATCTGCCGCAATGCAGTTTGTCAGCGCTTACTCTGGTTGCACCATGGGCGAGTACTTCCGTGATCGCGGCGAAGACGCCCTGATTGTGTATGACGATTTGTCGAAACAAGCCGTGGCTTATCGCCAGGTGTCGCTGTTGTTGCGTCGCCCACCAGGCCGTGAGGCTTACCCAGGCGACGTGTTCTATCTGCACAGCCGCTTGCTTGAGCGCGCAGCTCGTGTGAATGCTAAATACGTCGAAGACTTCACCAAAGGCGAAGTCAAGGGCAAGACAGGTTCTTTGACGGCATTGCCAATCATCGAAACGCAAGCCGGTGACGTGTCTGCTTTCGTCCCAACCAACGTGATTTCAATCACTGACGGTCAGATCTTCTTGGATACCTCGCTTTTCAATGCCGGTATTCGTCCTGCGATCAATGCTGGTATTTCGGTGTCCCGAGTCGGTGGCGCTGCGCAGACCAAATTGATCAAGAACCTGTCCGGTGGTATTCGTACCGACTTGGCACAGTACCGCGAATTGGCTGCTTTTGCCCAGTTCGCCTCCGACCTGGACGAGGCAACACGCAAGCAGTTGGATCGTGGTGCGCGAGTAACCGAGCTGCTGAAGCAGGCTCAGTACAGCCCACAGTCGATTTCTTTGATGGGTGCGACCTTGTTTGCAGTGAACAAAGGTTTCTTGGATGATATCCCTGTGAACAAGGTTCTGGCCTTCGAGCACGGACTGCATAGCTACCTCAAGGACAAGAGCGCTGCGCTGTTGGCCAAACTGGAAGCAAGCAAAGCCTTGGACAAAGATTCTGAAGCTGAATTGAACGCCGCTGTCGCTGCGTTCAAGAAAACGTTCGCTTAA